A genome region from Leptodactylus fuscus isolate aLepFus1 chromosome 6, aLepFus1.hap2, whole genome shotgun sequence includes the following:
- the SCN1B gene encoding sodium channel regulatory subunit beta-1 yields the protein MDYWVMMLICLTAAYTCWSGCVEVDPESEAVYGHEVKIRCISCKKRGETVARTFTEWYFKGEGMEKFDLILIYQYPQLSVVDERFIGRLKWNGSSHSEDLQDMSVVITNVTYEHAGTYMCSVNRTLIFESHEYNTNVTKLIDINVVDKGNRDIASIVSEIMMYVLIVVLTIWLVAEMIYCYRKIAAAGEEAVLENASDYLAITSESKDNCLGVQPQE from the exons CATACACGTGCTGGTCCGGCTGCGTTGAGGTGGATCCGGAGTCAGAGGCCGTCTATGGGCATGAAGTTAAAATCCGGTGTATTTCCTGCAAGAAGCGAGGAGAGACAGTGGCCAGAACCTTCACAGAATGGTACTTCAAGGGGGAAGGAATGGAGAAATTTGACTTG ATACTCATATACCAATACCCTCAATTATCCGTCGTGGATGAACGTTTCATTGGCCGGCTAAAGTGGAACGGGAGTAGTCACTCCGAAGACTTGCAGGACATGTCTGTAGTCATCACCAATGTCACCTACGAACACGCAGGGACTTACATGTGCAGCGTCAACCGCACGCTTATCTTCGAAAGCCACGAATACAACACCAACGTCACCAAACTCATCGACATTAATGTGGTGGACAAAG GTAACCGAGATATCGCCTCTATAGTGTCAGAGATCATGATGTACGTCCTCATCGTGGTCCTCACCATATGGCTGGTGGCCGAAATGATCTACTGTTACCGGAAGATCGCTGCCGCCGGGGAGGAGGCGGTTCTGGAGAACGC TTCAGACTACTTAGCAATAACCTCTGAAAGTAAAGACAATTGCCTAGGAGTGCAGCCACAGGAATAG